AATACTGATCCATTTAAATCGGACTCATCTAATCCCCCACCAGTAAATTGTAATCGTCCAGGTGTCGCTGTATTTAGATTCATCCGCCCGAAGGCTATATGATTATCGTTCGTGATAACGGCTACACATGTGAAGATGACCTTGCAAGGATACGAACAATCTTCATGGCGAATCGTATATAAATAGTGTTTATAGTCTGTTTTAACAACAGTTACTTGGAGTTCATTCACAGTTTTATTGATTTGAGTTATCGTAAATACTTCTCCATTCCGCAAGTGAGGATTTTGCTTTATTTGTGTATCCCAATATTTTTGATGTTGCTCCCGAATATTTAATGGTAATTGTAAAGCTGTTGAATCATAGGTAACTGTCACTTTAGCTGGCGTTTCTTCGATTAATATAGGCTTCATTTTATTGCCTCCAATTCTTTAATTGCAGATCCTTTGTAAATAAGTTCTTATAGCAAAGCACACTTAGCATCATACTAGTAATTGCGGATGAACTAGTAAATACGAAAATGATTAAAAGTTGGTAGCGAACCGCTTCCACGGGGTCTGCTCCAGCAATAATCATCCCTGTCATCATACCAGGAAGCTGGACAAGTCCTACCGTTTTCATGGCATCAATTGTTGGAATCATACTGAATTTGACGGAACGTTTTAGTACGTCTTGCACAGCTTGTCGACTCGTCGCACCAAGTGAAAGCAATGTTTCGATTTCCCCTTTCGAGCTTTCCGTTTCCCGTTTTAATTGCGTTAAAAATAAACCACAAGCAACCATTGCATTGCCTATTGTCATCCCGCTCAGTGGAATGATGTATTGAGGTGTTGCTTCGATAATTTGCAAACTAAGTAAAAGTCCCATCATTAGTATTTCCATCGTTGCAATTGAGAGAATAATCCTCCAAACGACTCCTGTCATGCCTTTTGCCCTTTTTGCAGCATTTAAAGCAGCAACTACAATCATGATACAAATAATCAATACAATGAAAAGTAAGTGCTTCGATTGAAATACAAATTGAAGGACATACCCGACCGCTAAGAGCTGAATAGCCGCTCGAATTGTTCCAATTGCAATGTCCATCTCCAAATCAAGCTTTTGCCAAACAGAAACAAGCATCGTTATGACCACGAATAATAAGGTGAAACTTAATGCTAATAAACTCATAATGTCACCGAACAAACCGAGTTTCGATTTTCAAAAAACTGTTTCGTCTTTGTGTCTATCGTCAATTTTCCGTCTTCCATATACCAAATTCGCTCACTTATCTTCTTTGCTTGCTCCGTATCATGTGTAACCCAAATAAAAGACGTTGCTTCTTCCATATGGAGCTTTAATAATAGTTGCTCCACATACTCTTTACTTTGCTGATCCAGTGATGCTGTAACTTCATCAAGAAGTAGAATAGAAGGTTTTAATAATAGGGAGCGAACTAATGCTACCCTTTGCTTTTCCCCACCAGACAAATCTATTGCTTGTTTTCCCCATTCTAAATGTTCAAGCCCTACATCCTTCATTAGGCATCGTGCAGAACTTTCATCAAATGCACGATTATGTAAGTTACTCACAGTTGTTAAATTATCCATAATTGTCCCTGGAAGCATGACTGATTGTTGTGCAACATAAGCTATATTCATACGCCAAGCACGAGTATCTATGTCTTTAGTAGAAAGTCCCTTTAACCTAACTTCCCCACTATCGATTGATTCAAGCAGCGCTAGTACTCGAAGTAAAGTACTTTTCCCTTGTCCAGATTTACCGAGTAAAGCAATGCGTTCCGGCGACTGTATGGTTGCAGTAATATGAGCAAATAAAAAAGGGCGGCTATTTTTTTCATTCGTATCCCAATAATTTTTTGTCAAATTCTTCAATTCCAATAAAGCCTTCATACACGTTCTTCCCATTCTTCTCTCAATATTCCCATTCGAATAGAGTCATAATATAACCCATTATAGAAAAAACATTTGCGAAGTCGCGCTTCCATTGTCATGCCTAACTTCTCACCAACTTTAATCATTCGATCGTTTCCAGACCAAGTTGTATAGCCAATTCGTACAAGTGGTAGGTCATTGAATAAATGCGTGATCCACATACGGATGGCTGCAGTTCCTATTCCACCATTCCAAAATGCTGGTTCATAAATGATTATTCCCATTTCAAGCCAAAGGGAAGCTTCATGCTCCCAGTAGTAACATAATGATCCCACTAGCAATTCATCCACACAAATACCCCAGAAATCTTCCTGATTTATATATTGATCTTTTTTCTCTAAGAATTGTTCTAATGTTTTCGGCTCATAAGGAATATAAGGGGCATCCCATTTTTTCCATTCTGGTGATGTTTCTTTTGCACTAAGTTCCCATAGTCGCAGGATTTCTTCTTCTACTACAGGTCTGATTGTTACTTCTTTCAATTCTATGCCCCCAACCTATTCGTATTTACCTAATTTTATCACAATATCGATAATATAGACTGTTCCCTTCATATACTTAATTGTGGTAGATTGTTGTATAACATAATAATAAGGAGTGACACAAACATTGGGTGGAAATCAGCAATTACAACGTGGGTTGGAACAAAGACATATCACCTTAATGTCTTTAGGTGCAGCTATTGGGGTCGGTTTATTTTTAGGTTCCGCTACAGCTATTAGACTAGCAGGACCTGCAATTCTTATTTCATACATAATTGGTGGCTTTGCTATTCTAATTATCATGCGTGCACTTGGAGAGATGGCTGTGCACAATCCAGTTGCAGGCTCATTCAGTAGATACGCAAAAGATTATTTAGGTCCTCTTGCTGGGTATATTACAGGTTGGAATTACTGGTTTTTATGGGTAGTTACTTGTATGGCAGAGATTACAGCAGTCGGCGTTTATATGAAAATGTGGTATCCAGGCACTCCAAGCTGGATTTGGGCATTAGCCGCACTTGTCATTATGACAATGGTGAATTTAATCGCGGTGAAAGCATATGGAGAGTTTGAGTTTTGGTTTGCTCTTATTAAAATTGTTGCCATTTTAGCTATGATTTTTGTTGGTCTAGGTGTCATCATTTTTGGAATTGGCAATGGCGGAGTTGCTGTTGGTATTAGTAATTTATGGTCGCATGGTGGTTTTGCTCCTAATGGTATCAAAGGTATTTTAATGTCCTTACAAATGGTGATGTTCGCTTATTTAGGCGTTGAAATGATTGGTGTAACAGCAGGAGAGGCAAAAAATCCAAAAACGGTCATTCCTCGTGCGATTGATACTGTTTTTTGGAGAATCTTATTATTTTATGTAGGTGCATTATTCGTTATTATGTCTATTTATCCATGGAACGAGATTGGTAATAATGGAAGTCCATTCGTCTTAATGTTTGAGAAAATTGGAATTGGACCAGCTGCTGGTATCATTAACTTTGTTGTATTAACGGCAGCATTATCTAGCTGCAATAGTGGGATCTTCAGTACGGGTCGTATGTTATTTAATTTAGCTGAACAAAAGCAAGCTTCTGCTTCTTTCAAGAAAATTAGTAGTACTGGCGTTCCTTCTAAAGCAATCATGTTCTCAGCGGCATTATTACTAGTAGGAGTGATCTTGAACTATCTAGTTCCAGAAAAAGTATTTATATGGGTTACAAGTATCTCAACATTCGGCGCTGTCTGGACATGGGGAATTATTTTATTGTCTCAATTAAAATTTCGCAAAAAACTTTCAAAAGGTGAAGTTTCGAGATTAACTTATAAAGCATTATTCTATCCATTAGGGTCGTATGTAGCACTCGCCTTCTTAATATTAGTGCTCGGTCTCATGGCATACTTTCCAGAAACACGAATTGCGTTAATCGTGGGACCAATATGGATTATTGGATTAGTGTTTGTCTATTTTAAAAATGGGTTCGATAAGCGATAACTATTAATAAATGGTACGCAAACTAACCGTAAATTCGTAATAAAGTAGCCTATAAACATAAAATTATGACGCACCAAATCACCATTTTCCAGTTGATCATCCGATTATTGGAGTTCATCATCCGATCCACCCAGAAAAGCCCTTCATTTCACATTAGAAATGAAGGGCTTTTCTATACTCTTAAATGTATTTCTCAAACCATCCAGTAATTTGCTCTAATCGAGTCAATCGTAAATTTGGTAAACCAGTACGTGATAAATTGTGGTCTGCTTGAGGGAAACGGACGAAGCTTGTTTCTTTTCCCATTGCTTTTAATGTAATGTATAGCTGTTGTCCTTGTTCAATTGGACAACGGTAATCATTTTCGCTATGCAGAATAAGTAAAGGTGTTTCCACATTGGAAGCATATTTTAATGGTGATGCATCCCAAAGCTTGTTAATATCGGTCATGTCCGCTCCAATTTGCCACGGAGTAAAATAATACCCAATATCGGATACTCCGTAAAAACTAACCCAGTTGGATATAGATCGCTGTGTTACAGCAGCTTTAAAACGATTCGTATGCCCAACAATCCAGTTCGTCATAAATCCACCGTAACTTCCTCCAGTTACACCAAGTCGAGTTTCATCAATCCAGTCGTTTTCTTTTAACACATAATCTAGACCTGCCATTATATCCTCATAATCTCCGCCACCATAATCTCCGCGAACACCGTCAACAAATGCTTGACTATAGCCATGACTTCCACGTGGATTCACATATAAAACGCCATATCCTTTTGCAGCTAATAACTGAAGTTCATGGAAAAATGTATTTCCGTACATAGCATGTGGCCCTCCATGTATTTCAACTACAAAAGGATACTTTTTCCCTTCCTCATATCCTGCAGGCTTCATCAACCAGCCATGCACATCCCATTCATCAGCACCTTTATATACAATAACTTCTGGTTCGACAAGTTCAGTATCATTTACAAGGTCTTTATTAAACTGTGTAAGTACATTTCTTTCACCAGTCGTCAAATTCTGCTTAAATAATTCCCCGGGAAATATTGGGTTGCTTATTGTCAGAAGTGCGTACGTACCAGATGCATCAACATCATATCCATAGACATGTTCATCTTCTCCAGTAGCTGGATATAATTCACCTTCTAATGAAGCGAAATAAAGGCGAACATCCCCCATAGTCGATACTTGGAAATATAAATGGTTATCAGCTGTCCATACGACATCTGGCGCACTTGCCCCTTGTTGAAAGTCTGCTACAGAAAGATCACCAACAGGCGCATCAAGTCCTTCTGTTAATACATGACGATTCCCTGAGTTCACTTCATATACATAGACCTCTGAATGCGTCGCGTTTTGAAAAGTTCGTTGCATTCCAACAAATGCAATATACTGATCATCCTTCGAAAAAGAAGCGCCACCAAAGTAGCCATCTTCATTTATTATTTCAGTTTCTTCCTTCGTTTCTGCATCTACAAGATACATGGGTTGGCGGAATGAAAAATCTTGCTTCTCTTCACGATTCACACCAATTATAAGTTTCTTTCCATCATGAGAAACGGCTTGTAAATTATAGTTAAAGTTGCCTTCTGTAAATTGAATAATTTCTTCTGAATCTAACGTAATGCATCCAATATGGTTATACATATCTTTAGGTAAAAGACCTGCTCCATCTGCATGGTATTTCATTTTGTCTACAACATATGCTTCTGGCAATTTCTTTTCTTCTTTTTCCGGTTCATCTGTCCACTTTCTTCCTTCTTTTAAAGTAGCAGAAAACCAAATTTTTGTTCCACAAGGGGACCAAAGAAAACTAGAAACCCCATGTTCTAAATCAGTTACTTTCTTCGCTTCTCCACCACTTGCTGGAAGAATATAGATTTGACTCTTCTCTTCTCGATTAGATAGAAAAGCGATATATCTTCCATCATTCGACCACTGAGGAGAAGATACGCGTTCTTTCTTATATGTCCACTGAGTAATTTCTTCTGTTTCCATATTTAAATGATATAAATATGCATAGTATTTATTATCCTTTTCATTCATTTGTGTTCGAATAAATACTGCTTCTTTTCCATTAGGTGCTAGTACAGGGCTTGCAATAGAATGCAGTTCAAATAAATCGTTTACCTCTAATTTTCTCTTTGTCATAAATATATCCTCACTTTCAATATCCTTCTTTGTTTTATTTCGACATTCGAAATCATTTCCCTGCTTACTACATAAAAAAACTACTCCTTTTTTTGGGAGTAGCCTACTATTCTATTAAATAGTTTGTTCTTTTAATGACCGACGTAATATTTTACCTGTCGTGTTTTTAGGTAGTTCTTCTAAAAACTCGAATTGTTTAGGAAGTTTATATTTTGCTAATTTTTCAACGCAGTAATCATGAAGTTGCTCTTTTGTGAGTGATTGGTCTTTTTTCACTACGAATGCTAATACTGATTCTCCAAACGTTGGATCTGGAACACCAACTACAGCAGCTTCTATAATGCCTGGATGTTCAAATAAAACTTCCTCTACTTCACGCGGATATACATTATATCCTCCAACAATAATCATATCTTTCTTGCGGTCGACAATATAGAAATATCCTTCTTCATCTTGTCTTGCAAGGTCCCCAGTATATAGCCAACCGTCCCGGATCGTATTTTCCGTTTCCTCTGGCATTTTATAATACCCCTTCATAACATTAGGGCCTCTCACTATTAACTCCCCAACTTCTCCTACCGGAACTTCTTCGCCTAGCTCATTCACTACTTTATTTTCAACGTTCACAATGTTAGTCCCAATCGATCCTGGTTTGCGATCACGGTCAATTGGATTGAAACAAGTTACAGGGGATGCCTCGGATAATCCATAGCCCTCTGAAACGCGAACGTTGAATTTATCTTCAAAATTATGCAGTAACGCTACAGGTAAAGAAGAACCTCCAGAAATCGCTAAACGTATCGTCGAAAAATCTTCCACTTTTCCTTCTGGGAATTGATATAAAAAATTATACATGGTGGGAACACCCGCAAATACAGTGGCTTTGCATTCTTTTGCTATAGTGAATACATCCTGTAGGTTAAATCTAGGAACTAATAAAATCGTTGCACCCATTAACAATGGAGCATTTACAACAACCGTAAGTGCAAAAACATGAAACACTGGAAGTGTCGCAATGATTCGATCCTCCGGTTTGAAACTCAGATACTCCGCAACATCGCGAGCATTCGAATAGACATTTTTATATGTAAGCATCGCACCTTTTGGTTGACCAGTTGTCCCGGAAGTATACAAAATTACTGCGTTGTCATCGTCTAAAACTTCTACTGGTTCAGCATTTGGTGAACTGTTACTTATTAACAATGTAAACGATTTCACTTTACCTTTTAAAGAATCAGGTAATGCTTTTAATTTATCTGCTGTATCTGGTTGTGTTTCACAAATGATATAGTTTTCGACAGTTGTAAATATATCCTCTCCCTTTTCAACTAATGGCAGTAATGCGTCTAATGCAATAATCGCTTTTGCATCACTATTCTTTACAATATAGCTAATTTCCTCTGACGTATAAATGGGGTTAATCGGAACTGCGGTTGCCCCGATACGCATAGTTGCATACAAAGAAATGAGGAAGTGTGGAGAGTTACCTAATAGAAACCCTACATTATCTCCCTTTTCAATTCCAAGTAATTGAAGTGCGCTTGCAAATCGTTCGACACTTTGTTGAAATTCTGCATAAGTAGTATCTCTTCCCATAAAATGATAGGCAACTTTTTCTGGATACTGCGTAGCAATTTGTTGAACATGTGAAACTAAACTCATATTCTCGTCTCCCATCTCAGCTTGAATGAATACTCATTCATTATCTATTAATTCATTATATAAAAAAAGTTTAGACTATTCAATGATTAGAGAAATTATTTTATATAAAATAAAGCACCATGAAAATCATGATGCTTTAATATGCGCTAAATACCTCCAGCGGATTAAATAGAAATAAGAAACTTGAATAACCGTGAAAGCAATCAAAACAAATAACATCTCTTTAGCGATGGAGACCGCCGCTAAGTCAACCCAAACTGCTTGCAAGTAAATGAATGAAAAAGTACTATGCACCATGGCAAGCCCCCATGGCAAAAAGAATTGTGGTATCAATTGACGATTGACAATCTTCACAAGCTCTTGCTCAGTTACACCCATTCGGCGAAGAACATCGTATTGCTTCTTATCTCGCTCCAAGTCAGTGTACAATTTAAAATAAACAAAACTTCCAGCTGCTAGTAGAAGAACTGCCGCTACAAGTAATCCCGTGAATAACAATAAAGAAAACGTAGAGCGAATGATGGAATAATTTAAACCTGGATTAACAAAGTAAAATGGAGTGGGATTTATGTTGGTTGTTCCAATCGACTCGACCATTATTTTATCTATGTCCGTTCCTATATCTTTTGTTCTAAGCCATTCAGGTACATGAAATGCGTAAAAAGTTTTGTACGATTCCTTAAGTCCATGCCCAAAAAGCGGCTCTGTTATTAGTACAAAGTCTTCATCACTAATAATAATTGTTCTATGCTCAATAACTAAAGATGGAAAAATATATTGCTTATATTCCCCTATCAAATGGAGTGGTACACTGCTCTCTTCTAGAACCGTTTGTTCCTCTTGTTGAGTAAGATTTCCAAAATCCTCTTGCGTATTCGGTACTAATAACGCATCACCTTGCTTCAAATCAACTAGTGGGAACTTCAGTGCAAGTGCTAAACTATTCACTTCAGATTCTTTAATTAGGTTTACTTGTTCATGTGTATTGGACGAAGTTTGTTTTTTGACATTAAATTTTACAAGTTCATAGGATAAGTTTTCACTTTGTAATCCTTGCGCTATTTGCATAATATGTTTTTCTTCAAAAGGATTATCCCAATCACTAGCGTAAAAAATACTCACTGGATTTAATTCACGATATTGCGCCGTAAACGATGTAAAGGAGGTAACTACCCCTACAGACAAAAAAGCAATCGTAGATACAATTGTTACAACGAAAAACATGCGGGCATTTTCACGTATTTTAATAGACCCTTCCGCAAACGCAATTAAACGAAATGGATGCCAATACAAGCTTTTCTTTTTACGAATTAGAATGATGATATACAACATACTATCTGTAAAAAATAAGTATGTACCACTCACAGCTAAAATTATAATAATAAAAGTAAGCCATAAAGACATCTTTAATAGAGAAAGTATAACTAAACTGTAGGAAGTTAGTAGTAAAACTATACCTAATATTGCTTTCCACTTTACATATTCGTCTTGTTCATTCAAATTCCAATAACCTTTTAATAATTGAATGATTTCTTTTTTTCGAATGAACACTACACTGCTAATAGAAATGATAACAAACAATGATAAGAAAACAATAATCGTTAATGCAAATGGCTTCCAAGACAAATATAGAGGGAGGCTGTCTAGTAAAAATAATTCTCGAATGACCATAAAGAAAAATTTAGAAAACGAAAATCCCCAAAAAATACCGACAGTAATAGAGATAGCGCCTAATATCATCGTTTCTAAAAAAATCAGGCGATTTAACTGATTTTTTTCCATCCCTAAATTGAGTAATAAGCCAAACTCTTTAGATCTAGCTTGTAAAAAAGCACTCATCGAATAAAACAAAAAAAACAATGTAAAAATGATTAGTATAATCTCTGCAATAAGCATTCCACCAAAGGCAATATCTCTTAAAAATTTGTCCTCAATGTTGGGATGGAACATCAACATCGAATACAAAAAAAATACCATTACAGAAAAAATACTCGCCATAAAAAATGCTGCA
The nucleotide sequence above comes from Psychrobacillus glaciei. Encoded proteins:
- a CDS encoding ABC transporter permease; this translates as MSLLALSFTLLFVVITMLVSVWQKLDLEMDIAIGTIRAAIQLLAVGYVLQFVFQSKHLLFIVLIICIMIVVAALNAAKRAKGMTGVVWRIILSIATMEILMMGLLLSLQIIEATPQYIIPLSGMTIGNAMVACGLFLTQLKRETESSKGEIETLLSLGATSRQAVQDVLKRSVKFSMIPTIDAMKTVGLVQLPGMMTGMIIAGADPVEAVRYQLLIIFVFTSSSAITSMMLSVLCYKNLFTKDLQLKNWRQ
- a CDS encoding ABC transporter ATP-binding protein, whose product is MKALLELKNLTKNYWDTNEKNSRPFLFAHITATIQSPERIALLGKSGQGKSTLLRVLALLESIDSGEVRLKGLSTKDIDTRAWRMNIAYVAQQSVMLPGTIMDNLTTVSNLHNRAFDESSARCLMKDVGLEHLEWGKQAIDLSGGEKQRVALVRSLLLKPSILLLDEVTASLDQQSKEYVEQLLLKLHMEEATSFIWVTHDTEQAKKISERIWYMEDGKLTIDTKTKQFFENRNSVCSVTL
- a CDS encoding GNAT family N-acetyltransferase; the encoded protein is MKEVTIRPVVEEEILRLWELSAKETSPEWKKWDAPYIPYEPKTLEQFLEKKDQYINQEDFWGICVDELLVGSLCYYWEHEASLWLEMGIIIYEPAFWNGGIGTAAIRMWITHLFNDLPLVRIGYTTWSGNDRMIKVGEKLGMTMEARLRKCFFYNGLYYDSIRMGILREEWEERV
- a CDS encoding amino acid permease; the protein is MGGNQQLQRGLEQRHITLMSLGAAIGVGLFLGSATAIRLAGPAILISYIIGGFAILIIMRALGEMAVHNPVAGSFSRYAKDYLGPLAGYITGWNYWFLWVVTCMAEITAVGVYMKMWYPGTPSWIWALAALVIMTMVNLIAVKAYGEFEFWFALIKIVAILAMIFVGLGVIIFGIGNGGVAVGISNLWSHGGFAPNGIKGILMSLQMVMFAYLGVEMIGVTAGEAKNPKTVIPRAIDTVFWRILLFYVGALFVIMSIYPWNEIGNNGSPFVLMFEKIGIGPAAGIINFVVLTAALSSCNSGIFSTGRMLFNLAEQKQASASFKKISSTGVPSKAIMFSAALLLVGVILNYLVPEKVFIWVTSISTFGAVWTWGIILLSQLKFRKKLSKGEVSRLTYKALFYPLGSYVALAFLILVLGLMAYFPETRIALIVGPIWIIGLVFVYFKNGFDKR
- a CDS encoding S9 family peptidase, giving the protein MTKRKLEVNDLFELHSIASPVLAPNGKEAVFIRTQMNEKDNKYYAYLYHLNMETEEITQWTYKKERVSSPQWSNDGRYIAFLSNREEKSQIYILPASGGEAKKVTDLEHGVSSFLWSPCGTKIWFSATLKEGRKWTDEPEKEEKKLPEAYVVDKMKYHADGAGLLPKDMYNHIGCITLDSEEIIQFTEGNFNYNLQAVSHDGKKLIIGVNREEKQDFSFRQPMYLVDAETKEETEIINEDGYFGGASFSKDDQYIAFVGMQRTFQNATHSEVYVYEVNSGNRHVLTEGLDAPVGDLSVADFQQGASAPDVVWTADNHLYFQVSTMGDVRLYFASLEGELYPATGEDEHVYGYDVDASGTYALLTISNPIFPGELFKQNLTTGERNVLTQFNKDLVNDTELVEPEVIVYKGADEWDVHGWLMKPAGYEEGKKYPFVVEIHGGPHAMYGNTFFHELQLLAAKGYGVLYVNPRGSHGYSQAFVDGVRGDYGGGDYEDIMAGLDYVLKENDWIDETRLGVTGGSYGGFMTNWIVGHTNRFKAAVTQRSISNWVSFYGVSDIGYYFTPWQIGADMTDINKLWDASPLKYASNVETPLLILHSENDYRCPIEQGQQLYITLKAMGKETSFVRFPQADHNLSRTGLPNLRLTRLEQITGWFEKYI
- a CDS encoding fatty acid--CoA ligase family protein, which encodes MSLVSHVQQIATQYPEKVAYHFMGRDTTYAEFQQSVERFASALQLLGIEKGDNVGFLLGNSPHFLISLYATMRIGATAVPINPIYTSEEISYIVKNSDAKAIIALDALLPLVEKGEDIFTTVENYIICETQPDTADKLKALPDSLKGKVKSFTLLISNSSPNAEPVEVLDDDNAVILYTSGTTGQPKGAMLTYKNVYSNARDVAEYLSFKPEDRIIATLPVFHVFALTVVVNAPLLMGATILLVPRFNLQDVFTIAKECKATVFAGVPTMYNFLYQFPEGKVEDFSTIRLAISGGSSLPVALLHNFEDKFNVRVSEGYGLSEASPVTCFNPIDRDRKPGSIGTNIVNVENKVVNELGEEVPVGEVGELIVRGPNVMKGYYKMPEETENTIRDGWLYTGDLARQDEEGYFYIVDRKKDMIIVGGYNVYPREVEEVLFEHPGIIEAAVVGVPDPTFGESVLAFVVKKDQSLTKEQLHDYCVEKLAKYKLPKQFEFLEELPKNTTGKILRRSLKEQTI
- a CDS encoding FtsX-like permease family protein; translation: MTFRQFAYHNVIRNSRVYAAFFMASIFSVMVFFLYSMLMFHPNIEDKFLRDIAFGGMLIAEIILIIFTLFFLFYSMSAFLQARSKEFGLLLNLGMEKNQLNRLIFLETMILGAISITVGIFWGFSFSKFFFMVIRELFLLDSLPLYLSWKPFALTIIVFLSLFVIISISSVVFIRKKEIIQLLKGYWNLNEQDEYVKWKAILGIVLLLTSYSLVILSLLKMSLWLTFIIIILAVSGTYLFFTDSMLYIIILIRKKKSLYWHPFRLIAFAEGSIKIRENARMFFVVTIVSTIAFLSVGVVTSFTSFTAQYRELNPVSIFYASDWDNPFEEKHIMQIAQGLQSENLSYELVKFNVKKQTSSNTHEQVNLIKESEVNSLALALKFPLVDLKQGDALLVPNTQEDFGNLTQQEEQTVLEESSVPLHLIGEYKQYIFPSLVIEHRTIIISDEDFVLITEPLFGHGLKESYKTFYAFHVPEWLRTKDIGTDIDKIMVESIGTTNINPTPFYFVNPGLNYSIIRSTFSLLLFTGLLVAAVLLLAAGSFVYFKLYTDLERDKKQYDVLRRMGVTEQELVKIVNRQLIPQFFLPWGLAMVHSTFSFIYLQAVWVDLAAVSIAKEMLFVLIAFTVIQVSYFYLIRWRYLAHIKAS